The genomic stretch GTGTCCCATGGAGGACACGCAGTGTTCATTCTTGACCGCCCCGGGTGGGCCCCGGCAAGCATAATCGCCGCACTGGAAAAAGATCACACACTTGCCCTGCCTCTCCCGCGCCCCATAATCTACCGATGTCCTCTTCCATCCCCACCACGCTGGTCGGTTACGAGATTGCTGTCATGGAAGCACTCCGCCGTGAACTCGGTGCCGACCTCAACAAATTGCCCCAGCCCGAGGCGCGCGAGATCGGCGAGGCTTTTTTCCGCCGTGTCTCCCCGATGGACTATGCCTGGAAGTGGATGCAGGACGTTCAAGCCCGCCGACAGGATGCTCCCGTGGAAAAACAGACCCCGGTCGACGATGGCACCATGGAATTGCTTTAGCCGGGAAAATGCAGTTCACCGCTAAGTTCGCGAAGACGCGAAGTGAAACCGCTTAATCATACAGGCAGGATCAAGCAATCGAAATGCATTTCAGTTGTATGAAGGCTCACCGCTCGATGACTGGAGAATTACCAGCCAAAACCCGTCTGTCTTCGCGCACTTCGTGGTAAATCAACTGCATCGTTCCGGCTTGGGCGGAGGCGGAGCGGGGCTTTGAAGATCCGCGTGACAGGGGCGCTGCCGCTCCGTACGATGATCGCTCATGTCTTATTTGCCCAACCCGGATCGATATCAAGATAAGGCCTACCGACGCTGCGGACGGAGCGGGTTGCTCCTGCCGCCGGTGTCCCTCGGACTTTGGCACAACTTCGGCGGCATCGACGACTACGCCCGGGCGCGTGACATCGTCCTGCGGGCCTTCGATCTCGGGATCACCCACCTGGATCTGGCCAACAACTACGGCCCGCCTCCCGGCAGTGCGGAAGAAACCCTCGGGCTCATCCTCCAGCAGGACCTGGGCAAGTGGCGCGACGAACTGATCATCGCCACCAAGGCGGGCTACCGCATGGGCCCCGGGCCCTATGGCGAATGGGGTTCGCGCAAGTATCTCCTCAGCAGCCTCGACCAGAGCCTGCGACGCATGAAACTGGATTACGTCGACATCTTTTACAGCCATCGACCCGACCCGGAGACGCCCCTTGAAGAAACCATGGGGGCGTTGGTTCAGGCGGTCCACTCCGGCAAGGCGCTTTACGTGGGCATTTCCAACTACCCCGCTGACATGACCCGCCAGGCCGCCCGGCTGCTGCGGGAGGCCGGTGTGCCGCTGCTCATCCACCAGGCACGCTACAACCTCCTCGACCGCTGGATTGAGAAGGGCCTCACTGATGTCCTGACCGAGGAAGGCGCGGGCTGCATCGCTTTTTCCCCTCTGGCGCAGGGCCTGTTGACCAACCGCTACCTGGAGGGCATCGCCGCCGATTCCCGCGTCGCCAAACAGACCGGGTTTCTCAAAAAAGAAGACGTCGCCACGGACAAATTGGAAAAAGTCCGCGCCCTCCACCTGCTGGCCTTGAAGCGCGGGCAAACCTTGGCGCAACTGGCCTTGTCCTGGTTGCTGCACCGTCCGGCCATCACTTCCGTCCTCATCGGCGCCAGCAAGGTCTCGCAACTGGAGGACAATTTCCGGGCCGCCCAGGGGGCAGGCTTCTCAGAAGAGGAGTTGCTGGAGATCGAAGCCGCCTGCCAAGGCTGATGCCGTGCCTTTCATCGCTGCGACCCTCGGCTCTGATCGGGGCACGTCACGATTTTTCATGGCGTTCCGGGAAACGGCACGACTTTTCCACTGGCCAGCCCCCATGCTTGGGTTTCTCACCTAACCAAACGGATATCAACCTCCCGCTCAACATAGTCCCACTCGCTCGAAGTGCAAAGATGAAGGAGCAAATCATCAAAGTCCCGTTCATGGTCCGGACTGAACTCAAACCAGGTCAGGAAATCAAACGGTTCAGCAGTGTTCAAATCTCGACAGTGATAAAGTCGACGTGCGATGGCTGGAAGGTATTGAAGACCGACAGAGGTGTGTTTGGATTGCTCCTCAAAAATTTGCCGGCGTTGATCCTGGCTCAGTTGCCACCATGCCTCGTTCTTCTTGATCGGAATATGGGCCGCAAGGGTCGAATCGCGGCGCCCCAAACCCTCTTGTCGGGCCTCTAGCTGTGCTTTTTCCTCTGAAGTGGTGTACCTGGCGTTGCTACGGACGCCACGAAGCGTCCAGTTGCCTGAAGGTGATCCATCGCCATCGGCGATGTGCAGTCGTTCGGCCGCGGGCAAAGACGCGCCCCGGATGGTCCGAATGTCGCGAACGGCCCAAAGCCCCTCGGTTCCAGCACAAAAATGAGAAAGCCTGATGTTCATGAGTTTTTGGTGGCATGGTGGATGAGCCAGTTTAACGAAAAAGAGTGCAGTACCACAATCGCCAGATTCGATAGGACAACGGGGTTTTTAAGATCACGCACGGCGATGGCACTCAACAATTTATAAACAATCTGGAACGGGAAGAGAAAAAAACAAATTTGTACGAGCCCATCTGGTTTCAGAAATGCAAAAACACTGAAGAGGGTGATCGTCAAATACAATGACGCCAGAATGCGGCTGCTGGGGTTGTCCGAGCCATAAGACCAATTCCGGAACTGTGCTCTTGGGATAAATGCAAGGACAACTCCCCAAAACCCTGCAACCAATATGTTGACTATTAAGGATGTGTATACGACAGGCATATCTTTTCAGCTGAACGTCTACCGGTGAACCACGGGCGCTTCGCCCGTTGGGTCAACTGGCTGGTTCGAAGTTTATCTGTTTAGGTATATTCCAAGTGTGAGAATGGCCGCAAGTCCTAGTAGAAACAACGATATCAAAATCAATTTCTTTGGAGATAGGTTCGATGGTCGACTAAAAGCGTAACCACACTGCGTGCAGACCAACTTATCTTGTCTGGCAGTCTGGTAGAACCCCCATGCCAAAAGGCCGCCAAGCAAGTAAATCCCAAGACCTGTTCCTTTGTCTTCCATATCAAGCCGACGAAATCCTGCTCTAGCAAAACATTTTGGACATGTGTTTGGGGATTCGAATTTCATATGTATCAAGAACGTACACCATTTGCCACGTGCGTTAGCGCCTTGGCTCAATGGCCTGGATTGGGTGTCTTATTGGTTTCAAGCGCTTGTTTGTCAGTGGGTCTAAAGATAACCCAAGCAATCCACCCTATGGGCCAGGATATGAAAGCAACAAATAGTGCCACCAGCCAACCGGGTTTTCCTCTCTGCTTTGCATCGACATATGAAGAGGCGATTGAATAGAAATATATAGCGATAAAAATACCGACGATAGTGCTTATAAAAGGCAACAAAAACAACGCAACCCCCAGGCCGACCGCATTAGTCAGATTAGACCAGAATGAGGATGGGACCAGTGCAAGACCAATTAAAACGGCAGATATGCAAAGGCCGATCACCGCAGAGATTAGAAATCTTTTGTCTCTCATGATGTTTTTCCCGAACGTCCGCGATCAGGCACCCCTACGAACGGCTGGCGCGCAGCCTGCGTAAGCAGGATGTGTGACAGACGCCGCAGGGCCGAAAGGCCCGGAGGGTAGGGGTTGGCTGCATCGCTCTGTTCGGCGTCATTGTTTTTGCTTTGAGCGTAGAATGAAGACAGAAACGATCACAATCAATAATATCAGATTAACCGCTAGTGAAGCCCAAGTAATGATACCAGAGAATGGCTTAAGCGAAGCCGCAAAAAATCCAAATCTGTCAAAAATGGAGTATTCAATCTGTGCTTGTCCGATACCCAACTCCTTCATTTTATCGGTCAGAAGATAGGCGCGTTGCCGTGGCGCCCACAGCGCCCAATAGATGTCATTGCCTTTTTCATCCTTATAAATTGATGCACTTACAAGAGTATCATTAATTTTTAGCTTTTCCCTGTGGGTTTTAAATAGATTCTCTTTGGTAAGTCCTGCCAAAACCCAGTATCCAATACCTGGGTTAGGTATATAAATATCTCTGCTTAAATCTCCGTGCTTACGTTCGTAGTAAATTGGAACATTTTTTGGAGAAAGCTCTTTCCAATAGGTTGTGGATTGTTCCGGATCTGACCACGGAATGAATGCCTTCTCACGAGATTCTGTGAATGCAGGATTGAGTGAGCT from Candidatus Methylacidiphilales bacterium encodes the following:
- a CDS encoding aldo/keto reductase, giving the protein MSYLPNPDRYQDKAYRRCGRSGLLLPPVSLGLWHNFGGIDDYARARDIVLRAFDLGITHLDLANNYGPPPGSAEETLGLILQQDLGKWRDELIIATKAGYRMGPGPYGEWGSRKYLLSSLDQSLRRMKLDYVDIFYSHRPDPETPLEETMGALVQAVHSGKALYVGISNYPADMTRQAARLLREAGVPLLIHQARYNLLDRWIEKGLTDVLTEEGAGCIAFSPLAQGLLTNRYLEGIAADSRVAKQTGFLKKEDVATDKLEKVRALHLLALKRGQTLAQLALSWLLHRPAITSVLIGASKVSQLEDNFRAAQGAGFSEEELLEIEAACQG
- a CDS encoding chlorite dismutase family protein gives rise to the protein MNIRLSHFCAGTEGLWAVRDIRTIRGASLPAAERLHIADGDGSPSGNWTLRGVRSNARYTTSEEKAQLEARQEGLGRRDSTLAAHIPIKKNEAWWQLSQDQRRQIFEEQSKHTSVGLQYLPAIARRLYHCRDLNTAEPFDFLTWFEFSPDHERDFDDLLLHLCTSSEWDYVEREVDIRLVR